The window GCCGGGGATGATGAGATCGGTGTTGACGTGGTCGCCGTACTTCCATACCTTTCCGGAGATCATGTCACGCCCTCCTCGGATCGGTGATCTCGCCCTTTAACGCGCTCGCCGCTACCGTTTCCGGCGACGCCAGGTACACCTCGGCGTCGGGCGACCCCATCCTCCCGCGGAAGTTGCGGTTGGTGGTGGAGATGCACCTCTCGCCGGCGGCGAGGAGGCCTTGGTGGCCGCCCAGGCAGGGGCCGCATCCGGGGTTGGTGATGACCGCGCCGGAGCGGGCGAGGGAAGCTAGTATTCCGTTCTCCGATGCCTCGATGTACACCTCGCGCGACGCGGGGACGACGATGAAGCGGACGTCCTTGCTCACCCTCTTGCCCCGGAGGAGGGCTTCGGCGGCGGCAAGGTCCTCCAGCCTTCCGTTGGTGCAGGAGCCCAGCACCGCCTGGTCTATTTTCGTTCCTTCGACCTCGCCGACGTCCACGACGTTATCGACGAGGTGGGGGCAGGCCACCTTCGGCGCTATGGCCCCCGCGTCGACCTTCAGCTCCTGGTCGGCGTCGCCGCTCATCTGCCATTCCCGCTCGTCCCACCTCTGCTCGGTGCGGCCGGCGAGGAACTCCTTGGTCTTCCGGTCGGGGAAGCACACCCCGGCCTTGGCACCCATCTCGATGGCCATGTTGCTCAGCACCATGCGAGAGGCCACGCTCATGCGGTCGATGGCGCTGCCGACGTACTCCACGCACTTATAGTCCGCGCCGTCGGCGCCGAGCTCGCCGATGATGTGTAGGATGACGTCCTTCGATGCCACATGAGGGGCGAGCTGGCCGCTCACGTGGATCCGCAGGGTCTCCGGCACTCGCAGCCATATCTCCCCGGTGGCCCACACCGAGGCCATCTCCGTGGCGCCGATGCCGGTGGAGAACGCGCCCAAGGCGCCGTAGGTGGTGGTGTGAGAGTCGGTGCCGACGATGAGCCGGCCGGGCAGCGCGTGCCCTTTCTCCGGCAGCACCTGGTGGCAGATGCCCTCGCCCATGTCATAGAAGAAGGGTATGCGCTCCTCGCGGGCGAACGTCCTGACCTCGCGGTGCCCCTCCGCGGTCTTCACTGTATTGGCGGGGACGCGGTGGTCGAACAGCAGGACCACCTTGCGGGGGTCCCACATCCTCTCCGCCCCGATCTCGCGGAAGGCCTTTAGAACGAGCGCGGCGTTCTCGTGCGACATTGCCAGGTCCACTTTCGCGTTCACGATGTCCCCGGTGCGGGCGTCCATACCGCTCGCTCTCGAAAGGACGCGCTGGGCAAAGGTCATCCCGGCCATGGATCCGTCTAATCCCGGCATGACATATAGCGGTATCGGCCCAGCGGGGAAGGGGCCCGGCCGCTCATGCCGCAAATATTATATTTAGATACTTGCCGGAAAGTGGGCGAGCGGCCTTCTCGCGATGTGCTCAGGTTTTCGATGATTCCCTTCGAATTACCGGATTTCACAACGTATATTCGTAGTATTCTTAAAAGATAACATAGTGCATCTACGATTGTCGAGGTCGATGTTCGATAATGCTATATATCGATTCTTATTTCCTCAATCCTGTAGTAAGAGGGAGAATAGGCATGGAGGATACCATTCCACCCAAGAACCCTGGAAATCTCCAGGACTATGAGAAGGCGTGCCGAGAGTTCACCTGGGCATCGGTGGACAAGGAGTTCGATTGGTCCAACGGTGGCATCTACAACGTCGCCCATGAGGCCGTGGACCGGCACGCCCAGAACTGGAGAAGGAACAAGATCGCTCTGTACTCGATCACCGCGGACAACGATGTGCGCAAGTACACCTTCGGCGAGATGTCGGAACTCACCAACAAGCTCGCTTCCGGGCTGGTCAAGCTTGGCGCCGAGAAGGGGGACCGCGTGTTCGTCTTCCTGGACCGTACATCGGAGCTGTACATTTCCATGGTGGGCATCGCAAAGATGGGTGCCATCGCCGGCCCCCTGTTCTCGGCCCTCGGCCCCGAGGCGGTGAAGGACCGCGCCCTGGACTGCGGTGCCAAGTACGTCATCACCTCGCCTTACCTGTACAAGAGGCTCGAGCCCATCAGGGACGACCTCGTTGACGTGCAGAAATACATCATCGTGGGCGACAACGCCGGACTTGGGGACAACACCGTCAAGTTCGACGACATCCTGGCCTCGGGCGACCCCAACTACCAGGTCGAGAGCATGAACCCCTCGGACCCCTACATCATCATCTACACTTCCGGTTCGACGGGAAAGCCCAAGGGAGTGATGCACGGCCACAAGGCCATGGTCCAGCAGCTCTTCACCTCCAAGAACGTCCTCGATCTCAAGGAAGAGGATACCTACTGGTGCACCGCCGACCCCGGCTGGGTCACCGGAACCGTTTACGGCATATTCGGGCCATGGTTCCTCGGCACCACTCTCATCTCCTACGAGGGCAGGTTCGACGCCAAGATATGGTACGGCATCCTCGAGAGGTACGGCGTCACGGTGTGGTACACCGCCCCCACCGCCCTGAGGATGCTCATGAGGGCCGGTGACGATGTCGTTAAGGAGTTCGACTTCTCTCGGCTCAGGCACATCTGCTCGGTGGGCGAGCCCCTGAACGCTGAAGTGGTCAGGTGGGCCATGAAAGTGTACGGAAAGAGGATCCATGACACCTGGTGGCAAACCGAGACGGGTGCCCAGCTCATCTGCAACTATCCATCCATGACCATCAAGCCCGGCTCTATGGGCAAGCCCATCCCCGGCGTCATCGCCGCCGTGGTCGACGAGGAGGGCAACGAGGTGCCGCCGAAGAAGGAGGGGTTCCTGGCGCTCCGCCCTGGCTGGCCGTCCATGATGATCGGCATCTGGAGGAACACCCCCAAGTTCAAGGAGTACTTCAGGATCCCGGGCTGGTACATCGCCGGGGACCAGGCCTACAAGGACGAGGAGGGATATTTCTGGTTCCTTGGTCGGGCGGATGACGTAATCAAGACCTCCGGGGAGAGGCTGGGACCGTTCGAGGTGGAGTCCGCTCTGATCGAGCATCCCGCCGTCGCTGAGGCCGGTGTCATCGGCAAGCCCGACGAGCTGAGGGGCGAGATCGTCAAGGCGTTCATCTCCCTGCGTCCCGGGCACCACCCCTCGGACAAGCTCAAGGAGGAGATCACCAACTTCGTGAAGACCCGACTGGCGTATTACGCGTATCCACGGGAGATCGAGTTCGTCGATTCCCTGCCGAAGACCAGGTCCGGGAAGATCATGAGGCGGGTCCTGAAAGCGAAGGAGCTGGGGCAGCCGCTGGGCGACCTCTCCACGCTGGAAGAGTAAAAACCTTTTGCAAATCTCCCTTTTTTATTTTTTATATTTATCTATACTATTTATCAACGAATCTATGGTCGACGGCGGTTTAGCGCCTGATCGATACGATCTACCGTCCGTCGTAATGATCTCAATTTCAATCAGTCCGTGTTTTTTCCAAAAATTATTTACGAACCAGCCTCTCGATCCATCGCCTCCCCTTTTGACAGAGACATGTTGGATCCTGTCAACCGGAATGAATCGCTCAGAGCCACGAATGTTATTCATCATGCTTTGTGATATTTGGACCCCGTCTGCATATACGCGCATTGGCGTCGCAGATAAACATAATAGACCAGACATTTTAGACGAAATGAAGAAGCCCGCCGTTGCCAATAGCAGCAATATCCCGATTATTGCTGCTGCTGGCTGATTAATCGACTCTGCGAAGAAAAATATTGCCATTGACAGAAAGAGGATGGCTAAAAGGATATCTCCCCAACACTCTACCTTAGCATATCTACCAGTTCTATTGAATGTTTTTATTAAAAAATCCCTTGACACTTTTTCCTCGAAGAGTAGTGCTTGGCGGCTCGTTGGCATCCAAAAACTAAATTGCAAACGTAGTACGTAAATGATACTGCGCCTGCGGACCAGGTATTTTTATTGTAAGGAATGTATTAGCTGGTGCCCTTACGTCAAAGATTATTTGAGAAAACTTTGGGATGAAAAATGGAAAAGTAGCCGACCGGGGTCGGCCTCGGACAGTAGTTCTTCAGAGCAGGTCCTTCGGCACTTTGGTGAAGAGCTCCTTCCACGACACGAACCCGACCATCTTGCCGTCCTTGTTCACTACGGGAAGGCGGCGGATGTTCTTCTCGTTCATCAGCTTCAGGGCGTCGGAGACCTTGGAGTTCTCCGTTACCGTGATGACCGGCTTGCTCATTACCTCGGACACCTTCAGGCGGAGGAACTTGGACTGGTTGCTCAGGAAATGGCGCAGCACATCGCGCTCGGTGAAGATCCCCAGGACCTTCTCATTGTCATCCACAACGATCACGCTCCCCTGATCATGGTCCACCATGAGCTCCACTGCGCTAGAGACGGAGTCTTCGGGAGAGACTACTTCTTTCTTCTGGGTCATGTAATCCTTGACGAGCGCGGCCATATTATCGGAGCATAATATGGAGAACGATTGATAAAGGCATTGGTCCGCATGACTGGCTGGCTGCTGAAACCATCAACCCAAAACGACAAACGTGAATTTTCGGGACCCTCGGCGCAACGGTTAAGGACGTGAACGGGACGTCGCCGGCCGTGAGCACATCAAAAGTGAATATCTCCGGCGATGACGCCGATACTGATCTATTGATCGCTGCCGGGGCGTCCCCGGACATCTCCCCGGCGCTCCGGAGGCCGGGAAGGGAGCTCTGCCTGGTCACCCCGTCCTGCCGGAGAGCGTGGGACAAGGGTGATTTCAGACCCACCCGGGCCGGCGACGCCTACACCGGATGCTTCTCCCGGAAGTGCCAGGCCTACGCGGAGCGCTTCTATCCAGGCGCGTGGTGCGTGCTCGACGCCCGGCATGGCTTCATGTTCCCCGACGAGGTCATCAGGAAAGCGCATTCGGCCTGCCTGTACCAACCGTGGACCGAGCCGCTCACCCTCGACGAGCTGAAGGTCCGGGTCAGGAAGCGCAAGCTGGACCAGTACGAGCGCATCACCGTGCTCGGAGGGCGACGGTTCATCATACTGGTTGAAGATGCGTTCCCCGGGAAGAGGGTGAGGGCGCCGCTGGCCGGCGTCGGCGGGATAGGAGAGATGATGCGCGCCCTCAACGAGGCCATGATCATCGGCCGGAGGCTGTGAAATCGATCTCGGCCTTGCTCCTTTTTCATTCTTCCAGGCGGGCATCGATCTCGCCACGGTGGACGCATACCTCTTATCCAGGAACTGCCGGCGGTCCGCTGCGACCGTCTCCCGCCCGCTTGCCTTCCGGGCCTCCAGGGCGCTCATCATCTGACCCTGCCCCACCTAATCACCGGGGCCTTATCCCGAACCACTCCGCCTCTTCCCTGAGATCATGGTAGCCATGATCGAGGAGGACGGCGGCAAGGACCGCTGCCGCGCCAGCGATAAGGGCCAGGGGCTGCGTCAGAAGGAGGGAGATCAAGATGGAGCTCGCCGCCGCCATCCCCGCGGCGGCGTAGCGGCACCGCCTGTTCCGGCGCGCTTTGCCGTAGTCGGAGATGAAGCGGCCCTCCGAGTCGGGAGGCCCCAGCACCGAGGCGAAGATGGCCGCCGAGAACAGGGTGGCCTGGTACATCGCTTCCCGGGGGTCCTGGCGCGGCCGGACCGCCCTTACGCACTCGCGAACGAAGAGGGGCGAGCACACCGCCATGTCGATCCCTTTCCTCACCGCCTCGCGGGGCGGCACCAGGTCGGCGATATCCTCCTCCCGGAGGTCGTGGCTTCGGTCCAAGAGGCCGGGCGACACCGACTTGTCCTGAATGTAATGCAGGGCCCTGCCCAGGCACCGCACCGCCTGGCGATCGTCCCCTCGAAGGTACGCCTCCCGGGACCTCCAGGCATGGCCCATGATTATGCCCGCAGGAGGATCGTGATGGGGCGCCCTGCCGATGAACGTCCTCCCCATCCGGTCGACCTTCATCGCCGCGTCCGGCCTCCTGTCGGGGTCCACCGATCCTTCACAGAGCTCCTCCTCCAGATCGTCAGGCAGGCCCATCTCCTCGGCGATGGCCCGGGCGATGGCGGTATGGCTCTTCCACTTCATCCCATTCCCGGGCCGGGACCGGCCGACCGCGTATATAAGTTGACACGGCCACTTCATTGAAAGTGGCGCCGCGGCCAGTACAGGAACGCCGCCACGACCGCCACCGCCACGGCAAGGGACAGGGCCATGAGGTTCTTGGCGGTCAGCTCGCCCACCACTTTGTAGTCAAAGTGGACCTGATAATAGACCTCGGTCTCGTTGGGAGACCCGTTCCTCAGCACGAGCTGGTACGACCCCGGGGACATCTGCTCGGTCCAGTGAACGGTGGTGACCTGTTCCGCGGAGCCGGGCATCACCTCGCTCCGGGGGGTGCCGTCCGACGCAGGGCTCAGGTCTACCAGGGTCACCTCCACCGGCTCGTCGGAACCGATGATGAAGGTGACCCGGGCCGGCGAGGGGATATCGAACCGATAGGTCAGGATCTCTCCCGGGCCGAGCGCGACCTCCGCCTCCTCGGAGAAGGGCAGGGGCACCGCGGCCAGCGCCACCATCACCACCAGTGCCGGGGCCAACATCCTCCCGTTCATGTCTATACAACTCGTCCAGCCTTTTCATAATTGTATTGGGCAAATCCTGAATACCCGCCGCCCCCATCAACATCACATGCCGATTCAGCGCCTGTTCGCTCGCCGCGACCGGAGGACCTATCCCGGCGCGGCCATGGGAGAGATCGTTGGAAGAGCGGATACTTTCCTGGGGCAGTCCCAGTTCCGCGTCGAGCACGTCTCCCCCACCCAGCTCCACGCCGAGCAGTACTATCAAAAGCTGGGCCTGCGCCGGGTGGTGGACCTGTGGTTCCAGGAGGACGGCGGGAACGTCACTGTCACCATGGACTTCTCCGCCACCCTCGGCGACGGGGAGGCGGTGGTCGGACTGGTAGGAGCGCTGGTGTGGCTCCCCCTGACCGTCGCGGTCGGCGCGGTGAGCTATCTGGACTACCAGCGCGACGCGGACACCTTCGCGTGGTCCTTCTGGAAATATCTGGGTTCCTCTTCCGCGCCGTACTCGGGAGCGCGGTGCGGCAACTGCGGCCTCGAGCTGGACCGCGATTCCAGCTTCTGCAAGCGCTGCGGCGCCAAGGCGCAGGTCTGACGCAGGTGGTCAAGTTGTCATCAATTTGTCAGACAAGATTTAAATAATCGCTAGTCCATTGCATGAATCATGTCTCAGGATGGGAAGACATTCAAGGATAACGCGATCAACGGCCAAAGCCTTGGCGTGGTCTCGATCGCGGTCGGATTTGCGATACTGATCGGAGCGTACCTGATCAGGGACAACATATGGCTCATCATCCCCGTGGTGATGCTCGAGGTCGGCATCTATGGGATGGCGATCGCTCTGTCGCCTCAGATGCGCGGCTCCTCCACCTCCGGGCGCTGGGGCAACGACTCCACCTACACCATGTTCTGGTCGAGCATGGTCATCGTGGTCGGCATCATGTGGATCATATATGACCAGCTCAAGGACGCCAATCTCATACCCGCGTTCATCGCCGTGTTCCTGTTCTACTTCGGCATCACCGTGATGATGCTGAACCGGAACAAGACCACCAGGACGCGTGTCTGGTAAACCCCACTAACTGTCTTCGGCGGGCCCCGGCCCCAGACCTGGGACCAAAGAGTTCCGGGCGCCCGCCCCCCACAATCTTTATTCCGATGGCGGTCCCACATTACTTCTCGAACCTGCTTATGCAGGGCTTAGGGGAAAGCGATGACGTACTGCACCCAATGCGGCGCCTCCGTGAAAGAGGGCCACAAGTTCTGCTCCCAATGCGGACGAGCCGTGGACGTGGCGGAGCGCCCCGCATCAAGAGCGGAGGTGCCGCAGGCCCCCCTCCCTCCTCCGGCGGAGCCTCCGGCGTTCCCGCCGCAGCTGGCCGGGGTCATCGAGCCGCTGCCGGGCGAGAAGGCCGTCCGCCTGTGGCGGACCCGCTACCTGAACTACGGGGCGAGGGAGCTGGAAGAAGGGATGGACGGACTGCGGGAATCGGGGAAGGGGCTGCTGATCGCCACCAACCACCGCCTCCTCTACGTTCACGAGAAGGGCGCCCTGCGCACCACCGGGTACGAGGTCCTGGAGAACATTCCCTATAGCTCGATGCGCGGACTGGAGACAAGGAGCAACGAGGTCCAGGTACCGCTGAAGGAGGAGAATGCCCTCACCCCCCGGTTCATGGACGCCTCCGCGGTGGAATGGAACACCCTGAAGAGCGTGCAGCATCTGGGGACGGCGGACCTGTACGCCGATCTGAAAGGGCTGTTCGGCTGGTGGAGTTCGCACGGGGCGGGCGGGGAGCAGATGGTGGACTACTCAGTCCTGAAGGCCAAGGCGGACCGGGCGGGGATCTCCATACCCTCGGCGAGGTGCCCGAAGTGCGGCGCCGACGTGACGCTCCCGACGATGGGCGGCGTCGCCCGCTGCCGCCGCTGCGGCGGGGCCATCTTCCCGCAGGACGTGGTGAAGAGGATGCGCGCCATCATCGACGGGGATTGTAGGCGGCCCTAAACCAGCCAGACGGTCCGGAGTTAACCTTATTATTCGAGACCTTATAGGCGAAAGGGCAGGGGGACCTTCGCATCCACACCAAAGAAAAAGTGGCCCTGGTATCGGTCCTCGCGGCCGTGCTTCTGGTCGCCACCAAGCTGACCGTCGGCGTCCTCACCAACAGCCTGGGCATTATGTCCGAGGCCCTTCACTCCGGCATAGACCTGATAGCTGCGGCTATGACCCTGTACGCGGTAAGGGCAGCGGCCCGTCCGCCCGACGAGGAGCACATGTACGGGCACGAGAAGGTAGAGGCCCTCTCCAGCCTCGGCGAGACCATACTCCTGTTCGTCACCTGCATCTGGATATTGTACGAGGCGGTGAGCCGCCTGTTCCTGGGGCACGCCCCCGAGGTCGAGGTGGGCTTCGTCGCCCTCGGGATCATGGTCCTCTCCATGGTCGTTGACTTCACCCGCTCCAGGGTGCTCCACCGCGCCGCGGTGAAGTACAAGAGCCAGGCGCTGGAGGCCGACGCCGTGCATTTCTCCACCGACCTCATCTCCTCGGCCGTGGTCATCCTGGGCATCATCATGACCATGCTGGGCTTCCCATCCTTCGACGCCATCGCCGCGCTGGGGGTGGCGTTCATCACCGCCATCATCGGGTACCGGCTGCTGAAGAGGTCAGTGGGCACCCTGACCGACGCGGCGCCGAGGGGCATCTCACAGACCGCGGAGGCGGAGGCCATGAAAGTGGAGGGGATCCGCAGGGTGAGCAAGGTCAGAGTGAGGGAGTCGGGGCCGACCACCTACATCGAGCTCACTGTGCTCATTGACAAGATGATCCCCCTGGAGCAGGGGCACCGCATCATGGACCAGGTGGAGGACAGGATAAGGGAGGCCGTTCCGGACGCCGACGTCATAGTGCACGCCGAGCCGGTATGCCGGGACGACTTCAACCTGGAGGACCGCATAAGGGCGGAAGCGGCGGACATGCCTGAGGTCAAGGACATTCACAACATCATCATCGCGGACAACGAGCAGGGCCGCCTGGTGGACTTCCACGTGGAGATGGACGGCGCCCTGTCGGTGAGAGAGGCCCACGAGCTGGCGACCCGGCTGGAGGACAGGGTGCGGAGCCTCGACCTGTGCATAACCTCGGTGGCGTCCCACGTGGAGCCGGCGGGGGGGCCGATGTGCCCGGCCGAGGAATCGGTCTTCGACAAGAGCAGCCTGCTGGAGACGATAGAGCGCATCCACGGCCTCTTCCCGGAGGTGGTGTCCTGCGAGCACGTGAGGGTGTACCGCACCCGGGGCGGCCTGAAGGTGTGCATGGACTGCCTGTTCGACCCTTCGCTCACGGTGCACAAGGCCCACGAGATCGCCACCCGGCTGGAGGGCCACATACGCTCCAATCACTCCGACGTGGACAGCGTGACCATCCACCTGGAGCCGGCAGAGTGATGGTCACCTGATGTCCAGCCGCACCGCCACCCCGGGGCGCTCGCTCTCGCGGACCGCTCCCTGGCGGTCGACGAACACCCGCACCGGCGCGGCACGGGGGCGGCCGATCTCCACGATGAAGCCGCCCTCGCGGCCCTCCACCGAGCGTATGTAGCCTTCCCCGGTGAAGCGCAGCGCCCGCTCCATGGCGGCGACGCGGCGCTCGCTGCCGTTGTCCTCCCCGGGCTCGGCGGTCACCGTCGGAAGGAACGACCGGGGCTCCTCCCGCCGCTCGGTGATGCTCCCGTCCATGCCGATGGCGGTGGAGAACACACCGATGCGGGTGCGGAAGGTGAAGATGATGGACCCGTGGTCGAAG is drawn from Methanomassiliicoccus luminyensis B10 and contains these coding sequences:
- a CDS encoding cation-efflux pump, which produces MALVSVLAAVLLVATKLTVGVLTNSLGIMSEALHSGIDLIAAAMTLYAVRAAARPPDEEHMYGHEKVEALSSLGETILLFVTCIWILYEAVSRLFLGHAPEVEVGFVALGIMVLSMVVDFTRSRVLHRAAVKYKSQALEADAVHFSTDLISSAVVILGIIMTMLGFPSFDAIAALGVAFITAIIGYRLLKRSVGTLTDAAPRGISQTAEAEAMKVEGIRRVSKVRVRESGPTTYIELTVLIDKMIPLEQGHRIMDQVEDRIREAVPDADVIVHAEPVCRDDFNLEDRIRAEAADMPEVKDIHNIIIADNEQGRLVDFHVEMDGALSVREAHELATRLEDRVRSLDLCITSVASHVEPAGGPMCPAEESVFDKSSLLETIERIHGLFPEVVSCEHVRVYRTRGGLKVCMDCLFDPSLTVHKAHEIATRLEGHIRSNHSDVDSVTIHLEPAE
- a CDS encoding zinc ribbon domain-containing protein, with product MPIQRLFARRDRRTYPGAAMGEIVGRADTFLGQSQFRVEHVSPTQLHAEQYYQKLGLRRVVDLWFQEDGGNVTVTMDFSATLGDGEAVVGLVGALVWLPLTVAVGAVSYLDYQRDADTFAWSFWKYLGSSSAPYSGARCGNCGLELDRDSSFCKRCGAKAQV
- a CDS encoding DUF6884 domain-containing protein, which codes for MSTSKVNISGDDADTDLLIAAGASPDISPALRRPGRELCLVTPSCRRAWDKGDFRPTRAGDAYTGCFSRKCQAYAERFYPGAWCVLDARHGFMFPDEVIRKAHSACLYQPWTEPLTLDELKVRVRKRKLDQYERITVLGGRRFIILVEDAFPGKRVRAPLAGVGGIGEMMRALNEAMIIGRRL
- a CDS encoding CBS domain-containing protein, whose amino-acid sequence is MAALVKDYMTQKKEVVSPEDSVSSAVELMVDHDQGSVIVVDDNEKVLGIFTERDVLRHFLSNQSKFLRLKVSEVMSKPVITVTENSKVSDALKLMNEKNIRRLPVVNKDGKMVGFVSWKELFTKVPKDLL
- a CDS encoding 3-isopropylmalate dehydratase large subunit produces the protein MAGMTFAQRVLSRASGMDARTGDIVNAKVDLAMSHENAALVLKAFREIGAERMWDPRKVVLLFDHRVPANTVKTAEGHREVRTFAREERIPFFYDMGEGICHQVLPEKGHALPGRLIVGTDSHTTTYGALGAFSTGIGATEMASVWATGEIWLRVPETLRIHVSGQLAPHVASKDVILHIIGELGADGADYKCVEYVGSAIDRMSVASRMVLSNMAIEMGAKAGVCFPDRKTKEFLAGRTEQRWDEREWQMSGDADQELKVDAGAIAPKVACPHLVDNVVDVGEVEGTKIDQAVLGSCTNGRLEDLAAAEALLRGKRVSKDVRFIVVPASREVYIEASENGILASLARSGAVITNPGCGPCLGGHQGLLAAGERCISTTNRNFRGRMGSPDAEVYLASPETVAASALKGEITDPRRA
- the acsA gene encoding acetate--CoA ligase — protein: MEDTIPPKNPGNLQDYEKACREFTWASVDKEFDWSNGGIYNVAHEAVDRHAQNWRRNKIALYSITADNDVRKYTFGEMSELTNKLASGLVKLGAEKGDRVFVFLDRTSELYISMVGIAKMGAIAGPLFSALGPEAVKDRALDCGAKYVITSPYLYKRLEPIRDDLVDVQKYIIVGDNAGLGDNTVKFDDILASGDPNYQVESMNPSDPYIIIYTSGSTGKPKGVMHGHKAMVQQLFTSKNVLDLKEEDTYWCTADPGWVTGTVYGIFGPWFLGTTLISYEGRFDAKIWYGILERYGVTVWYTAPTALRMLMRAGDDVVKEFDFSRLRHICSVGEPLNAEVVRWAMKVYGKRIHDTWWQTETGAQLICNYPSMTIKPGSMGKPIPGVIAAVVDEEGNEVPPKKEGFLALRPGWPSMMIGIWRNTPKFKEYFRIPGWYIAGDQAYKDEEGYFWFLGRADDVIKTSGERLGPFEVESALIEHPAVAEAGVIGKPDELRGEIVKAFISLRPGHHPSDKLKEEITNFVKTRLAYYAYPREIEFVDSLPKTRSGKIMRRVLKAKELGQPLGDLSTLEE
- a CDS encoding zinc-ribbon domain-containing protein, with product MTYCTQCGASVKEGHKFCSQCGRAVDVAERPASRAEVPQAPLPPPAEPPAFPPQLAGVIEPLPGEKAVRLWRTRYLNYGARELEEGMDGLRESGKGLLIATNHRLLYVHEKGALRTTGYEVLENIPYSSMRGLETRSNEVQVPLKEENALTPRFMDASAVEWNTLKSVQHLGTADLYADLKGLFGWWSSHGAGGEQMVDYSVLKAKADRAGISIPSARCPKCGADVTLPTMGGVARCRRCGGAIFPQDVVKRMRAIIDGDCRRP